Proteins from a single region of Planctomycetota bacterium:
- a CDS encoding purine-binding chemotaxis protein CheW, producing MIAPATVTIGAEGPTLRVCAFQVSGRWFAIDAARIHEVLRSQKTTPVPLAHPAVRGLLNLRGRIVPVIDMRIRLGLAGSAADTDSAGTFVVVEVDDEAFSLLVDRLADVVEIPLAAIEPATTADRPGQDAIEGVWPARFGLVHLLDTARLVAAIAVSAAERKGR from the coding sequence ATGATCGCCCCCGCCACCGTCACCATCGGCGCCGAGGGACCAACGCTGCGGGTCTGCGCGTTCCAGGTGTCGGGGCGCTGGTTCGCGATCGACGCGGCACGGATCCACGAGGTCCTCCGCAGCCAGAAGACGACCCCGGTGCCGCTGGCCCATCCGGCCGTGCGCGGGCTGCTCAACCTCCGCGGCCGGATCGTGCCGGTGATCGACATGCGGATCCGCCTCGGGCTGGCCGGCAGCGCGGCGGACACTGACTCGGCCGGGACGTTCGTCGTCGTCGAGGTCGACGACGAGGCGTTCAGCCTGCTCGTCGATCGTCTCGCCGACGTGGTCGAGATCCCGCTGGCCGCGATCGAACCGGCCACCACGGCCGACCGGCCGGGGCAGGATGCGATCGAGGGAGTCTGGCCGGCGCGGTTCGGATTGGTGCACCTGCTCGACACGGCGCGGCTCGTGGCGGCGATCGCGGTTTCGGCCGCGGAAAGGAAAGGGCGATGA
- the cheB gene encoding chemotaxis-specific protein-glutamate methyltransferase CheB — translation MAARGRRAYWKRSLPTRGDAVNALIVDDSKPARTILARALAALDLECHEAANGREALDLLTRIARPDVVTVNLHMPEMDGIELITRLRREPAWRSLKLVMVSGEQNPGRVAAALEAGADRFVAKPFTAAALHEVILGLGVGRRVVAPAAPIRVLVVDDSAVIRSVLSATLATEPGIAVAGTAADGRQALSRIAADPPDLVLLDVEMPVMDGITTLRELRALHPKLPVVMFSSLTERGAKAAIDALLAGANDYVAKPKETSADAVAARIREELVPRIRQLVPRTAGAAPVAAAAAPAAPARRAAREPVAAVVVAVSTGGPNALAGFLPGFVRNVPVPVLVVQHMPPLFTAQLAERLARICGIDVREALHGEALAPGRVLLAPGGRHMKVARGDGGVVAELSDEPPENACRPAADPLFRTAAAVWGAGTLGVVLTGMGRDGLEGARAIVAAGGAVIVQDEFTSTIWGMPGHVARAGLADAVLPLGQLGAEVALRVSRRAR, via the coding sequence TTGGCGGCGCGGGGCAGGCGGGCATACTGGAAGCGGTCCCTCCCCACGCGGGGTGACGCCGTGAACGCGCTGATCGTCGACGACTCCAAGCCCGCCCGGACGATCCTCGCGCGGGCGCTGGCGGCCCTCGATCTGGAGTGCCACGAGGCGGCCAACGGCCGCGAGGCCCTCGACCTCCTCACCCGGATCGCCCGGCCCGACGTCGTGACCGTCAATCTCCACATGCCGGAGATGGACGGCATCGAATTGATCACCCGCCTGCGGCGCGAGCCGGCCTGGCGCTCGCTCAAGCTGGTGATGGTGTCTGGGGAGCAGAATCCGGGGCGCGTCGCCGCGGCGCTCGAGGCCGGGGCCGACCGGTTCGTCGCCAAGCCGTTCACCGCCGCGGCCCTCCACGAGGTGATCCTCGGCCTCGGTGTCGGGCGGCGCGTCGTGGCACCCGCCGCGCCGATCCGCGTGCTCGTCGTCGACGACTCGGCGGTGATCCGGAGCGTGCTCTCGGCGACGCTCGCCACCGAGCCGGGAATCGCCGTCGCCGGGACGGCGGCCGACGGGCGGCAGGCGCTCTCGCGGATCGCCGCCGATCCCCCCGACCTGGTCCTCCTCGACGTCGAGATGCCGGTGATGGACGGGATCACGACGCTCAGGGAGCTGCGCGCCCTGCATCCCAAGCTCCCGGTGGTGATGTTCTCGAGCCTCACCGAGCGCGGCGCGAAGGCGGCGATCGACGCGCTCCTCGCCGGGGCCAACGACTACGTCGCCAAGCCGAAGGAGACGTCGGCCGACGCCGTCGCCGCGCGGATCCGTGAGGAGCTCGTGCCACGGATCCGCCAGCTCGTGCCCCGCACGGCCGGCGCCGCGCCGGTGGCGGCCGCGGCGGCCCCCGCGGCCCCTGCCCGGCGGGCGGCGCGCGAACCGGTGGCGGCGGTCGTCGTCGCCGTCTCGACCGGCGGCCCCAACGCGCTGGCCGGGTTCCTCCCCGGGTTCGTGCGGAATGTCCCGGTGCCGGTGCTCGTCGTCCAGCACATGCCGCCGCTGTTCACGGCGCAGTTGGCGGAGCGGCTGGCCCGGATCTGCGGGATCGACGTCCGCGAAGCGCTCCACGGCGAGGCCCTCGCCCCCGGCCGCGTCCTCCTCGCCCCCGGCGGGCGCCACATGAAAGTCGCGCGCGGCGACGGCGGCGTGGTCGCGGAGCTGTCCGACGAGCCGCCGGAGAACGCCTGCCGGCCGGCGGCCGATCCGCTGTTCCGCACGGCCGCGGCCGTCTGGGGGGCGGGCACGCTCGGCGTCGTCCTCACCGGCATGGGGCGCGACGGGCTCGAGGGCGCGCGGGCGATCGTCGCCGCGGGCGGCGCCGTGATCGTCCAGGACGAATTCACGAGCACGATCTGGGGCATGCCCGGCCACGTCGCCCGTGCCGGGCTCGCCGACGCCGTGCTTCCCCTCGGGCAGCTCGGCGCCGAGGTAGCGCTGCGCGTGTCGCGGCGGGCGCGGTGA
- a CDS encoding protein-glutamate O-methyltransferase CheR, which produces MVSAADFACIREFLRRRSGVVLDPSKGYLVEARLLPVVKRHGCGGLDALVGRLRQGGDTALERDILNAMMTHETSFFRDRAPFETVRKILPDLLARRAVSRHLTIWSAAASTGQEAYSLAMLLEEHFRPLLAGWRVRILATDISDVVLEQARTGSYGTLEMARGLPDDYRQKYFVPLLGRWSIAQDCRKLVEFRQFNLAAPWQGIPACDIVFLRNVLIYFDIPTRVRILDQMRSVVRPDGSLFIGGAETLLGVCDTFERLQGAGCGYYRPKPAR; this is translated from the coding sequence ATGGTGAGTGCCGCCGACTTCGCCTGCATCCGTGAGTTCCTCCGCCGGCGCAGTGGCGTGGTCCTCGATCCGTCGAAGGGCTATCTCGTCGAGGCCCGGCTGCTTCCGGTGGTGAAGCGCCACGGGTGCGGCGGCCTCGACGCCCTGGTCGGGCGGCTGCGGCAGGGGGGCGACACGGCCCTCGAGCGCGACATCCTCAACGCGATGATGACCCACGAGACGTCGTTCTTCCGCGACCGCGCGCCGTTCGAGACGGTGCGGAAGATCCTCCCCGACCTGCTCGCGCGCCGCGCCGTGTCGCGGCACCTGACGATCTGGTCGGCCGCCGCCTCGACGGGGCAGGAGGCGTACAGCCTGGCGATGCTCCTCGAGGAGCACTTCCGCCCGCTGCTCGCCGGGTGGCGCGTGCGGATCCTCGCCACCGACATCTCCGACGTCGTCCTCGAACAGGCGCGGACGGGGAGCTACGGCACGCTCGAGATGGCGCGCGGCCTGCCCGATGACTACCGGCAGAAATACTTCGTGCCGCTGCTGGGGCGGTGGAGCATCGCGCAGGACTGCCGCAAGCTGGTCGAGTTCCGCCAGTTCAACCTCGCCGCGCCATGGCAGGGGATCCCGGCCTGCGACATCGTCTTCCTCCGCAACGTCCTCATCTACTTCGACATCCCGACGCGCGTGCGGATCCTCGACCAGATGCGCTCCGTCGTCCGCCCCGACGGCAGCCTGTTCATCGGCGGCGCCGAGACGCTGCTCGGGGTGTGCGACACCTTCGAGCGCCTCCAGGGGGCCGGCTGCGGCTATTACCGCCCGAAGCCGGCGCGGTAG
- a CDS encoding DGQHR domain-containing protein — translation MESSESIDRLNTTEGHIVAGVSLDTHRFLGRMKAAQLMQVAQDPRRTEDEKQVAADASLSETRKIREMVQRLFEGAKERNVGPYADYLVAVHNGQNGMAPPIILFTKEKLKWTNSPDAGGQIQIPYGTMLIAIDGETQLAARFEAASMDPSTQAASVPVMICHGLDLTWARQVFHDLNMCGVRPNAAVGISMDARDPATGIARTLEQEVPFFKDRVNTVRRQLRRSDRHVVTITALRGACVTLAEGIGGVKHGAKPVAVAGDLKHLTEVAKEWFGAVAEAIRPAMELRDQSVASAPAVLAAIGAMGHSLVNLPNRQQEMKRLIDELKSVDWDKGEHWNGIAGKLSPSGKLSIGGSKETAYAVYRALTDPTQPNYQRIRAGALVTA, via the coding sequence ATGGAATCTTCTGAATCGATCGATCGACTGAATACCACCGAGGGGCACATCGTCGCGGGAGTCTCCCTCGACACCCACCGGTTTCTGGGCCGGATGAAGGCCGCCCAGTTGATGCAGGTGGCGCAGGATCCTCGGCGGACCGAGGACGAGAAGCAGGTCGCGGCGGACGCCTCGCTCAGTGAGACCCGCAAGATCCGCGAGATGGTGCAGCGGTTGTTTGAGGGGGCGAAGGAGCGGAACGTCGGGCCCTACGCCGACTACCTCGTCGCCGTCCACAACGGTCAGAACGGGATGGCGCCGCCGATCATCCTGTTCACCAAGGAGAAGTTGAAGTGGACCAACTCTCCAGACGCCGGGGGCCAGATCCAGATCCCGTACGGAACCATGCTCATCGCCATCGATGGCGAGACGCAGTTGGCCGCCCGGTTTGAGGCGGCGAGCATGGATCCGTCCACGCAGGCCGCGTCAGTCCCGGTGATGATCTGTCACGGGCTCGACCTGACCTGGGCTCGTCAGGTCTTTCATGACCTGAACATGTGCGGCGTTCGGCCGAACGCCGCCGTGGGTATCTCGATGGACGCCCGGGATCCGGCAACGGGCATTGCCAGGACTCTCGAGCAGGAGGTCCCGTTCTTCAAGGACAGGGTCAACACCGTGCGGCGGCAACTGCGGAGGTCGGATAGGCATGTCGTCACGATTACGGCGCTCCGCGGTGCCTGCGTCACGCTTGCCGAGGGCATTGGCGGCGTGAAGCACGGGGCCAAGCCGGTCGCCGTGGCGGGAGATCTGAAGCACCTCACCGAGGTTGCGAAGGAGTGGTTCGGAGCCGTGGCCGAGGCGATCAGGCCAGCCATGGAGTTGAGGGATCAGTCGGTGGCCTCCGCGCCGGCGGTGCTGGCGGCCATCGGGGCGATGGGGCATTCCCTCGTCAACCTTCCGAACCGGCAGCAGGAGATGAAGCGACTGATCGACGAGCTGAAGTCGGTCGATTGGGATAAGGGCGAGCACTGGAACGGCATCGCCGGCAAGCTGAGCCCGAGCGGCAAGCTGTCGATCGGAGGCTCCAAGGAGACGGCGTATGCCGTTTACCGGGCCCTTACTGATCCCACTCAGCCCAACTATCAGCGGATCCGGGCCGGCGCTCTCGTGACCGCTTGA
- a CDS encoding nucleotidyl transferase AbiEii/AbiGii toxin family protein: MIPRAYIQHWTAAAPWPDLRQVEQDLVISRALCDLFASRAIRDRIAFRGGTALHKLLFAKPLRYSEDIDLVQTRAEAIGPVIDGVQDALSWLGRGKRIQGQRSTALIFRFTPEETSDQPLKLKIEINTREHQSRHGLLAYPYAVESDWHRGRVEIMSYDREELLATKLRALLQRNKNRDLFDLNEALLLPGLDHDRLIDCFRHYLELEGHPITRAISEERMLQKLNRSLTEDVAPLLPAGVIFDEETAIAAFGRVWRQLITRMPGEPWKSSSAVIATIRANKIPTLLDGIEDAAAS, from the coding sequence ATGATCCCACGGGCGTACATCCAACACTGGACCGCTGCCGCGCCGTGGCCCGATCTCCGACAGGTCGAACAGGATCTGGTCATTTCCCGCGCCCTGTGCGATCTCTTCGCCAGCAGAGCAATCCGCGATCGGATCGCATTTCGCGGCGGAACTGCGCTTCACAAACTCCTGTTCGCGAAGCCGCTGCGTTATTCCGAGGATATCGACCTCGTGCAGACTCGAGCGGAGGCGATCGGGCCGGTGATCGACGGAGTTCAAGATGCACTCTCGTGGCTTGGGCGAGGAAAGCGGATTCAAGGCCAGCGCTCGACCGCGCTCATCTTCAGATTCACTCCCGAGGAGACCAGCGACCAGCCGCTCAAGCTCAAGATCGAGATCAACACCCGGGAACACCAGAGCCGGCATGGGCTTCTCGCCTATCCTTACGCAGTCGAAAGCGACTGGCACCGCGGGCGGGTCGAGATCATGTCGTACGACCGGGAGGAATTGCTCGCCACAAAACTGCGGGCCCTCCTGCAGCGGAACAAGAATCGCGATTTGTTCGACCTCAACGAGGCGCTGCTGCTGCCAGGGCTCGACCACGACCGGTTGATCGACTGTTTTCGGCACTACCTGGAACTGGAAGGACATCCAATCACCCGGGCCATCAGCGAGGAGCGGATGCTGCAGAAGCTCAACCGGAGCCTGACGGAAGACGTTGCTCCGCTGCTGCCAGCAGGGGTGATTTTTGACGAGGAGACGGCGATCGCGGCGTTTGGTCGAGTGTGGCGGCAACTCATCACCCGCATGCCGGGAGAGCCCTGGAAATCCTCGTCGGCGGTCATAGCCACGATCCGGGCGAACAAGATCCCCACGCTGCTCGACGGGATCGAGGACGCCGCAGCCTCGTGA
- a CDS encoding fused response regulator/phosphatase yields the protein MASADSSPPRAHRPVDVVIAEDSKIQAKLLERRLTEAGHAVRWGADGGKALALVRERRPDIIISDIEMPEMTGYELCKIVKTDPDLRTIPLILLSSLGDPVDIIRGLDAGADNYVTKPYEPEYLLGRMDSLLASPLAAADATAGNEMEVTVAGQTFKVNAGRQQVLNLLVSVFENAVTKNKELISTNQSLSVARDQLQKANTELVAVNEQIERSNRRMTRDLHAAAKVQQSLLPQAALDMPATASAWRYVPCNELAGDFLNIFALDDEHVGMFVVDVSGHGVPSSLLAVTVGAFLTPRVSDTSLLLRPSPDGGKPLVAAPAEVVTQLNNLFQADNQAGLYFTIVYGILHVPSGKLRFVSGGHPPLLHVPKTGALKLFEVESFPVGFVPDVEFAEETLQLAPGDRVILYSDGVPEAMDEKLEQMGNERMTALVESLRGDSVDVNVVRLLESVQAWCQPKGPLDDVSILCLEWAGPAAG from the coding sequence ATGGCCTCCGCCGACTCCAGCCCTCCCCGCGCCCATCGGCCGGTCGACGTGGTGATTGCCGAGGACAGCAAGATCCAGGCCAAGCTCCTCGAGCGCCGGCTCACCGAGGCCGGCCATGCCGTGCGCTGGGGGGCCGATGGCGGCAAGGCCCTGGCGCTGGTCCGCGAGCGGCGGCCCGACATCATCATCTCCGACATCGAGATGCCGGAGATGACGGGCTACGAGCTCTGCAAGATCGTCAAGACCGATCCCGATCTGCGCACGATCCCGCTGATCCTCCTGTCGTCGCTCGGCGACCCGGTCGACATCATCCGCGGGCTCGACGCCGGGGCCGACAACTACGTCACCAAGCCCTACGAGCCGGAGTACCTCCTCGGCCGGATGGACTCGCTGCTCGCCTCCCCGCTGGCGGCCGCCGATGCGACGGCCGGCAACGAGATGGAGGTCACCGTCGCCGGCCAGACCTTCAAGGTCAACGCCGGGAGGCAGCAGGTCCTCAACCTGCTGGTGTCGGTGTTCGAGAACGCCGTCACCAAGAACAAGGAGCTGATCTCGACCAACCAGTCGCTGTCGGTGGCACGCGACCAGCTCCAGAAAGCCAACACCGAGCTGGTCGCCGTCAACGAGCAGATCGAGCGCAGCAACCGACGGATGACGCGCGACCTGCACGCCGCCGCCAAGGTCCAGCAGTCGCTCCTCCCCCAGGCCGCGCTCGACATGCCGGCGACCGCGTCGGCCTGGCGCTACGTGCCGTGCAACGAGCTGGCCGGCGACTTCCTCAACATCTTCGCGCTCGACGACGAGCACGTCGGGATGTTCGTCGTCGACGTCAGCGGCCACGGTGTGCCCAGCTCGCTGCTGGCGGTGACCGTCGGGGCGTTCCTCACGCCGCGCGTCTCCGACACGTCGCTCCTCCTGCGTCCGTCGCCCGACGGCGGCAAGCCGCTGGTGGCGGCCCCGGCCGAGGTGGTGACCCAGCTCAACAACCTGTTCCAGGCCGACAACCAGGCCGGGCTGTACTTCACGATCGTGTACGGCATCCTCCACGTGCCCAGCGGCAAGCTGCGCTTCGTGTCGGGGGGCCACCCGCCCCTGCTCCACGTCCCGAAGACCGGGGCGCTCAAGCTGTTCGAGGTGGAGAGCTTCCCCGTCGGGTTCGTGCCCGACGTCGAGTTCGCCGAGGAGACGCTCCAGCTCGCCCCGGGCGACCGCGTGATCCTCTACTCCGACGGCGTGCCGGAGGCGATGGACGAGAAGCTCGAGCAGATGGGCAACGAGCGGATGACGGCGCTGGTCGAGTCGCTCCGCGGCGACTCGGTCGACGTTAACGTCGTGCGCCTGCTCGAGAGCGTGCAGGCCTGGTGCCAGCCGAAGGGGCCGCTCGACGACGTCTCGATCCTGTGCCTGGAGTGGGCGGGCCCGGCGGCGGGGTGA
- a CDS encoding STAS domain-containing protein, producing MTAEPYRRIDVTKVGKVEIAKFKDKKILDETALDEIKVELLRLIADRPGLDLLLDFGNVEFMSSAALGLLGTIHRKVGTTLKGRLKMCSIHPQIYEVFKLTNLNKLFAIHKDAAEAMAKFT from the coding sequence ATGACCGCAGAACCCTATCGCCGGATCGACGTGACGAAGGTTGGCAAGGTGGAGATCGCGAAGTTCAAGGACAAGAAGATCCTCGACGAGACGGCGCTCGACGAGATCAAGGTCGAGCTGCTGCGGCTGATCGCCGACCGCCCGGGGCTCGACCTGCTCCTCGACTTCGGCAACGTCGAGTTCATGTCGAGCGCCGCCCTCGGCCTCCTCGGCACGATCCACCGCAAGGTCGGCACGACGCTCAAGGGGCGGCTGAAGATGTGCAGCATCCATCCGCAGATCTACGAGGTCTTCAAGCTCACCAACCTCAACAAGCTGTTCGCGATCCACAAGGACGCGGCCGAGGCGATGGCGAAGTTCACCTGA
- a CDS encoding alpha/beta hydrolase, which yields MQSRDSLVRSVGMALGLALAASTGLSGEVRITPDIVYGHKHGLAMTCDMFRPETDANGAVLLFMVSGGWYSAWMPPDQARPMFAPLTDKGYTVLAVRHGSSPKFTIPEAVDDVRRAVRFVRHNAARFAVDPERIGVFGMSAGGHLSLMLATTGDDGDESSGDPVLRTGARVRAACAWVAPTDLRHVVWSHPDHHKQYERFPALDLDQAEAARMSPLLAVSRDDAPALLIAGGRDELVPPEHSRKIHDALAAQGVASRLVVLEQAGHGFQGQDLATAVTAMVSWFDDHLGPAPAPPTAARETP from the coding sequence ATGCAATCGCGAGACAGTCTGGTGCGGTCAGTGGGGATGGCCCTCGGTCTGGCGCTCGCCGCGAGCACCGGGTTGTCCGGCGAGGTGCGGATCACCCCCGACATCGTCTACGGCCACAAGCACGGCCTGGCGATGACCTGCGACATGTTCCGGCCGGAGACGGATGCCAACGGCGCCGTGCTGCTGTTCATGGTCAGCGGCGGGTGGTACTCGGCCTGGATGCCCCCCGACCAGGCCCGGCCGATGTTCGCGCCGCTCACCGACAAGGGCTACACCGTGCTCGCCGTCCGCCACGGCAGCAGCCCGAAGTTCACGATCCCCGAGGCGGTCGACGACGTGCGCCGTGCGGTCCGCTTCGTGCGCCACAACGCCGCCCGGTTCGCGGTCGATCCGGAGCGGATCGGCGTCTTCGGGATGAGTGCCGGAGGACACCTGTCGCTGATGCTGGCGACGACCGGCGACGACGGCGACGAGTCGAGCGGTGATCCGGTGCTCCGCACCGGTGCCCGTGTCAGGGCGGCCTGTGCCTGGGTGGCACCGACCGACCTCCGCCACGTCGTCTGGAGCCATCCCGACCATCACAAACAGTACGAGCGTTTCCCCGCCCTCGACCTCGACCAGGCAGAGGCGGCGCGGATGTCGCCGTTGCTGGCCGTGTCGCGCGACGACGCCCCGGCGCTGTTGATCGCCGGCGGCCGCGACGAGCTGGTCCCGCCCGAGCATTCGCGGAAGATCCACGATGCCCTTGCCGCCCAGGGAGTCGCGTCGCGGTTGGTGGTCCTCGAACAGGCGGGGCACGGCTTCCAGGGGCAGGACCTGGCGACCGCCGTGACGGCGATGGTGTCGTGGTTCGACGACCATCTCGGCCCGGCTCCGGCACCACCCACCGCGGCACGAGAAACCCCCTGA
- a CDS encoding response regulator transcription factor: MAQSLSLLVAYPKPVIRAGLLRMLEGSGIKVIGEANHARDAVSMARKLSPTVILIDAILPGVDSFDVVRKLRSTVPDAKLLVLSAVDNPTYMARAHAAGATDYLLESLSADELVTTIKNAAAGKPPGKGSRYAAFLAQLDARESTGPASGRLTPREQQVLRHISLGLPNKEIASSLAISVETVKEHVQNILRKMGLKDRTQAAVWAAQHEPA, from the coding sequence ATGGCCCAGTCGCTCTCGCTGCTCGTCGCCTACCCCAAGCCCGTCATCCGCGCGGGGCTTTTGAGGATGCTCGAGGGCTCCGGTATCAAGGTGATCGGCGAGGCGAACCATGCCCGCGACGCGGTCTCGATGGCGCGGAAGCTGTCGCCGACGGTGATCCTCATCGACGCCATCCTTCCGGGCGTCGACAGCTTCGACGTCGTCCGCAAGCTGCGGTCGACCGTGCCCGATGCGAAGCTGCTCGTGTTGTCGGCCGTCGACAATCCGACCTACATGGCCCGGGCCCACGCCGCCGGGGCGACCGACTATCTCCTCGAGTCGCTGTCCGCCGACGAGCTGGTGACGACGATCAAGAACGCCGCTGCCGGCAAGCCGCCAGGGAAGGGGAGCCGCTACGCAGCGTTCCTGGCCCAGCTCGATGCGCGCGAGTCGACGGGGCCGGCTTCCGGCCGGCTGACGCCGCGCGAGCAGCAGGTGCTGCGGCACATCTCGCTCGGCCTGCCGAACAAGGAGATCGCCTCGTCGCTGGCGATCAGTGTCGAGACGGTCAAGGAGCACGTTCAAAACATCCTCCGCAAGATGGGGCTCAAGGACCGCACCCAGGCGGCCGTCTGGGCGGCGCAGCATGAGCCCGCCTGA
- a CDS encoding histidine phosphatase family protein: protein MSPPDGDAMRQVLVRHGESVSNAAGRVQGQAQVPLSSLGERQAAAVATWAAGLVAADAIDEVWSSPLRRARQTADVIAAALGLPVAVDDRLAELHAGIFEGHLWADLAVRFPAELAAWQAGDPDYVIPGGESRGALATRGRAALESLALRPARTIVVVAHGGLLTAALGSLVGNADALLAAAVTRPFTRLPALANASLTLLRWPGPQLEAFNDTGHLAAVASPGG from the coding sequence ATGAGCCCGCCTGACGGCGACGCCATGCGGCAGGTGCTGGTGCGCCACGGCGAGAGCGTCTCCAACGCCGCGGGGCGTGTGCAGGGTCAGGCCCAGGTGCCCCTGTCGTCGCTGGGTGAACGGCAGGCTGCCGCCGTGGCCACCTGGGCTGCAGGGTTGGTCGCCGCCGACGCGATCGACGAAGTCTGGTCGAGCCCTCTGCGGCGCGCTCGCCAGACCGCGGACGTGATCGCCGCGGCGCTCGGGCTCCCCGTCGCCGTCGACGACCGGCTCGCCGAGCTGCACGCCGGGATTTTCGAGGGCCACCTCTGGGCCGACCTCGCGGTGCGCTTCCCCGCCGAGTTGGCCGCGTGGCAGGCCGGTGACCCCGACTACGTGATCCCCGGTGGCGAGTCGCGCGGGGCGCTGGCAACGCGGGGGCGGGCGGCGCTCGAGAGCCTCGCGCTGCGACCGGCGCGGACGATCGTCGTCGTCGCCCACGGCGGCCTGCTCACCGCGGCGCTGGGGAGCTTGGTGGGCAATGCCGACGCGCTGCTGGCCGCAGCGGTCACGCGCCCCTTCACCCGCCTGCCGGCGCTGGCCAATGCGTCGCTCACGCTGCTGCGCTGGCCCGGTCCGCAGCTCGAGGCGTTCAACGACACCGGCCACCTCGCGGCCGTGGCGTCACCTGGCGGCTGA
- a CDS encoding ketol-acid reductoisomerase, with protein MPTARPTVNAPPRRHRLYRDSDADPGALADCTVALLGYGLLGRPLALNLRDALPAAAAARIVVGSDDAASSARAAADGFVPQSLAAAAAAADVALVMLPDEAQPELMPGLMAALEPGATLVFASGYVLAWDLVAPPAGIDVALFAPRMGGDAIRERTLSGRGYLSYVGVERDASGRAWPRLLALASACGSLRHGGLGMTARDEALLDLFVEQALGPWLGAAVLSAFHVGIEAGLPPLGLLLEMYLSGEMSETFAQMAADGFLRSTRAHGYAAAFGGMTRALAVDREQMATMMREVFADIDAGGFARSLQEEHATGYPCRPFLEQVVADEDLLNATEDEYRRLRGE; from the coding sequence ATGCCTACCGCGAGGCCCACCGTGAATGCACCCCCGCGTCGCCACCGCCTGTACCGTGATTCCGACGCCGATCCCGGGGCTCTCGCCGACTGCACCGTGGCCCTGCTCGGCTACGGCCTCCTCGGCCGGCCGCTGGCGCTGAACCTCCGCGATGCCCTGCCCGCGGCCGCCGCCGCCCGCATCGTCGTCGGCAGCGACGACGCCGCGTCGAGCGCCCGGGCCGCCGCCGACGGCTTCGTGCCGCAGAGCCTCGCGGCCGCCGCGGCTGCCGCCGACGTGGCGCTGGTGATGCTCCCCGACGAGGCCCAGCCGGAACTGATGCCCGGCCTGATGGCGGCGCTCGAGCCGGGGGCGACGCTCGTCTTCGCCTCGGGCTACGTCCTGGCCTGGGATCTCGTAGCGCCGCCGGCGGGAATCGACGTGGCGCTATTCGCGCCGCGGATGGGGGGCGACGCGATCCGCGAGCGCACGCTGTCGGGACGCGGGTACTTGAGCTACGTCGGCGTCGAGCGCGATGCCAGCGGCCGGGCCTGGCCGCGGCTGTTGGCGCTGGCCAGCGCCTGCGGGTCGCTGCGCCACGGGGGCCTCGGGATGACCGCCCGCGACGAGGCGCTGCTCGACCTGTTCGTCGAGCAGGCGCTCGGGCCCTGGCTCGGGGCCGCCGTCCTGTCGGCGTTCCACGTCGGCATCGAGGCCGGGCTGCCGCCGCTGGGGCTGCTGCTCGAGATGTATCTCTCCGGCGAGATGAGCGAGACGTTCGCGCAGATGGCGGCCGACGGCTTCCTCCGCTCGACGCGCGCCCACGGCTACGCCGCCGCGTTCGGTGGGATGACGCGGGCACTGGCCGTCGACCGCGAGCAGATGGCGACGATGATGCGCGAGGTGTTCGCCGACATCGACGCGGGGGGCTTTGCCCGGTCGCTCCAGGAGGAACACGCCACCGGCTATCCCTGCCGTCCGTTCCTCGAGCAGGTGGTCGCCGACGAGGATCTCCTCAACGCCACCGAAGACGAATACCGGCGGCTCCGCGGGGAGTGA
- a CDS encoding DUF4339 domain-containing protein, whose translation MAREWHYAIDGTRAGPVEPAELKALAAAGRLGPDDLVWKPGLAEWVAARSVRGLFAPGPPPLPVATAAAPRGGETPVWRGRPSQVLNLPWFFLAIALCWLFVPVIFALWRLCVVLCTRYELTNERLRRTSGVFSRVTEELELYRVKDTRLSEPWWLRPFALGDIEVVASDVTTPRLVIRAIPIATARQLREMIRGAVEELRGRKGVREIDAT comes from the coding sequence ATGGCGCGAGAGTGGCACTACGCGATCGACGGCACACGCGCCGGCCCCGTCGAACCGGCCGAGCTCAAGGCGCTCGCCGCAGCCGGGCGGCTCGGCCCCGACGATCTCGTCTGGAAGCCGGGGCTCGCCGAGTGGGTCGCGGCGCGGAGCGTGCGTGGGCTGTTTGCCCCCGGGCCGCCGCCGCTCCCGGTGGCCACGGCGGCTGCCCCGCGAGGCGGCGAGACACCCGTGTGGCGCGGCCGGCCGTCGCAGGTGTTGAACCTCCCCTGGTTCTTCCTGGCGATCGCGTTGTGCTGGTTGTTCGTGCCGGTGATCTTCGCGCTGTGGCGATTGTGCGTGGTGCTCTGCACCCGCTATGAGCTCACCAACGAACGCCTCCGCCGCACCAGCGGCGTCTTCTCGCGCGTCACCGAGGAGCTCGAGCTCTACCGGGTGAAGGACACGCGGCTGTCCGAGCCGTGGTGGCTCCGCCCGTTCGCGCTCGGCGACATTGAGGTTGTCGCCTCCGACGTCACCACGCCGCGGCTCGTGATCCGCGCGATTCCGATCGCGACGGCGCGCCAGCTGCGCGAGATGATCCGCGGCGCGGTCGAGGAGCTGCGCGGGCGCAAAGGCGTGCGCGAGATCGACGCCACGTGA